GCCGCGTCTGCCTGTTCGACCAGATGGCCAGGGCCTACAGGCGAAGGAGCGTGTGGGGCTGGCCAGTCATCGCTATCTGTAACTCAATGTCTACTCCTTGACGTCACCCGCCCCGGCACTCAGGATGACTACGTCGCAACATCCCGCAACCAGTAGGACAGGGAGTGGACCATGCGCCTAACGTTGATCGGTAAGGATCCGGAGTCGAACCCGACCGGCTCGCCCACGGTGTACCGCACCGACCGGGAGAGCTGGGTGGTGCAGGGTTGGGTGGTGTCGGATCCGGCGGTGTTGGCCCAGATGAGCATCCCGGAGGGTGAGTCCTGCGTGGAGATCCCGGACCGGATGCTTCAGTTCTTCAGGCAGGGGGATCGTGACCTCGATCAGTGAGGCTGAGTTCGAGCGGCTGTTGGTGAGCTTCGAGCGCGATGCCATCCACCTGGAGACGCGCGACGCCTACGGCACGGCGGTCGAGTTGCCGTACATGGCCAAGTGGGCCGCCAGTGAGCCGGACGACCTGGCGTGGCTGGACGGCTGGTGTGAGAGCCTGCGCGAGCACGTCAAGGCGGGTCGGTCGGTGCGCCGGGCGCGTATCGTCTCTGAGCCATTGAGCGACTACCAGCGTTGGTCGTACAGCATCGCTGCGCCCATGGTGGACGCGGGCGAGGACATCCGCTGGGTGCCGCGTCGGCTGGTGTCGTCGCTGGCGTTGCCGGGCAACGACTACTACCTGTTCGACGATCGGTTGGCGGTCTTCCTGATCTACGCAGGCAACGGCCTGGCCGTGGATCGGGTGGTGTCCACCGACCCAGCTGACCTGCGGTTGTGCCGGTCTGCGTTCGAGGCCGTCTGGCAGTTGGCCATCCCGCACCATGACTACCAACCCGTCTAGCGCTGCCCGCCAGGGCCAGGAGGCGCTCGGCGTCCGTCTCCGTGAGCTGCGTAAGGAAGCAGGGCTCACGGGGCGGGCGCTGGCGGCCTTGACCGGCCAGCACTTCACGCGGGTCAGCAAGATTGAGCATGGCGTCCAGCCGCCGACCGACCACGACATCCGGGCCTGGTGCCGGGTGTGCAGCGCCGAGGACCAGATTCCGGATCTGACCGCCACGTTGCGGGCGGTGGAGTCGGCGTACCTGGAGTTCCGGCGG
This is a stretch of genomic DNA from Micromonospora sp. WMMD1082. It encodes these proteins:
- a CDS encoding DUF6879 family protein, encoding MTSISEAEFERLLVSFERDAIHLETRDAYGTAVELPYMAKWAASEPDDLAWLDGWCESLREHVKAGRSVRRARIVSEPLSDYQRWSYSIAAPMVDAGEDIRWVPRRLVSSLALPGNDYYLFDDRLAVFLIYAGNGLAVDRVVSTDPADLRLCRSAFEAVWQLAIPHHDYQPV